Proteins from one Chitinophaga oryzae genomic window:
- a CDS encoding TonB-dependent receptor domain-containing protein, which produces MRLALFFAFLSTSMASAAHIEGQSMEKIRVDIRAKDLPMKNVLQMIEKQSSLTIGYDISAIPAESKISYAASGKTVAVVLRELLSSFPVNIVQVNDKYLLIQPNGRQQAVKISGRITDAKTHEPLPGVSISIKGSSSGAQTDVEGRFSLGFPAGKEEITLAVYFVGFKKKEIALKRDNCTGLNIQLEEDRLGLDEVVVTGQGVDIARRRLSSNVVSIGARDIEDAPATRIDQLLQSRLPNAQIKLTGGQAGATSIIRARGVNSAFVNSTPIIYVDGVRMDNLNTVSALGGGSAQGAAISAISDIPMENIEKIEYINGGAATTLYGSDAANGVIQIFTKKGGAGNVAVNAETQMGIETPTADFLHFKRTKDLLMQNGFYQKHHIGLNGGQDKFGYSFSGNYLNTQGTEIFDQNSNRKIDFSTGFRAGLGEKVTYESSFTYVNNKYKRNRNGNQGGYTGLWFTESGASAITGPKFNPNIDDLSDAEFQKMKDYVREAERLQDNDITVNRFQTSQSFKYRPLKNLVFKATGGIDYRVQKNQVITTNKYLSFTTGNPVKDQGSITNNDRKYLGITLELNGQHEWKTGQFSFVTTAGTQFFRNEDQQIAYNGSNIRDGARNIKDAASKTSDEFYLEVVNYGIYLQENIGFKNKLFLDLGIRGDGNPAFGRNIGIQYYPKVGFSYIPSAEPWFARLEQVLSSAKVRGGFGIAGNLPTAFANERTIAFQGYNSDQAAFFGQPGNDNLKPEKTQTLEAGIDLGFLKDRLLISAGYYHAVTKDALFYVPPTPSTGQSLSQLYNVGRILNRGWELSITAIPVDTKDFTLRLNASANTMYNNVESAGGVAPFNINGFSARTIQTVVQEGYPIGFLRGNYGVFGPDGVLQTTTAQQNLGTTIPDLFGSLGLNLRYKQFNFFVNGDYQKGAYANSFDRQFRFNYGAGTEGIPQAEIDKNKRSNWLNFTNMFTEKTDYLKIRIIGCSYSWKPAMFNKVIKSATVSFSAVNPLNFAASSFDPESTISGSAQGQGGATTGGISYATYSAPRQFLGTLRLNF; this is translated from the coding sequence ATGAGACTAGCACTCTTCTTCGCGTTCCTTTCCACTTCTATGGCCTCCGCCGCGCACATAGAAGGCCAGTCCATGGAAAAGATCAGGGTCGACATCCGGGCGAAAGATCTGCCGATGAAAAATGTACTGCAGATGATCGAAAAACAATCATCGCTCACCATCGGCTACGACATCAGCGCCATCCCTGCTGAAAGTAAGATCAGCTACGCGGCCAGCGGTAAAACCGTGGCCGTCGTGCTGAGGGAGCTGCTGAGCTCTTTCCCGGTCAATATTGTACAGGTGAATGACAAATACCTGCTGATACAGCCCAACGGCCGGCAGCAGGCGGTAAAGATCAGCGGCCGCATTACAGACGCTAAAACCCATGAGCCTTTACCAGGCGTCAGCATCAGTATCAAAGGCAGCTCCTCCGGCGCTCAGACAGACGTGGAAGGCCGCTTTTCGCTGGGCTTTCCGGCCGGTAAGGAAGAAATCACGCTGGCGGTTTACTTCGTGGGCTTTAAGAAGAAAGAAATAGCACTGAAGCGGGATAACTGCACCGGCCTCAATATCCAGCTGGAAGAAGACCGCCTGGGCCTCGATGAAGTAGTGGTAACAGGACAAGGCGTAGACATAGCCCGCCGCCGCCTGTCTTCCAACGTTGTCAGCATCGGCGCCCGTGACATAGAAGATGCACCCGCCACGCGGATCGACCAGTTACTGCAGTCACGCCTGCCCAACGCACAAATCAAGCTCACCGGCGGCCAGGCAGGCGCTACTTCCATCATACGCGCGAGAGGCGTTAACTCCGCCTTCGTGAACTCCACACCCATCATCTACGTGGACGGTGTGCGTATGGACAATCTCAACACCGTGTCCGCACTCGGCGGTGGCAGCGCGCAGGGCGCCGCTATCAGCGCCATCTCCGACATCCCGATGGAGAATATTGAGAAGATAGAATACATCAACGGCGGCGCCGCCACCACCCTCTACGGCTCTGATGCGGCCAACGGCGTTATCCAGATCTTCACGAAAAAAGGAGGAGCAGGCAATGTGGCGGTCAACGCGGAAACACAAATGGGCATTGAAACACCCACTGCTGACTTCCTTCACTTCAAACGCACCAAAGACCTCCTGATGCAGAATGGCTTCTACCAGAAACATCATATCGGCCTCAATGGCGGTCAGGATAAATTCGGCTACAGCTTCTCCGGCAACTATCTCAATACACAGGGCACCGAAATATTCGATCAGAACAGCAACCGTAAAATCGATTTCAGCACCGGCTTCCGGGCTGGCCTCGGAGAAAAAGTGACGTACGAAAGCTCCTTTACCTACGTCAACAATAAATACAAGCGTAACCGTAATGGTAACCAGGGCGGCTATACGGGGCTGTGGTTTACGGAGAGCGGCGCTTCCGCCATCACCGGACCGAAATTTAATCCGAATATCGACGATCTCTCCGATGCCGAATTCCAGAAAATGAAAGATTATGTCCGCGAAGCAGAACGTTTGCAGGACAACGATATCACCGTCAACCGTTTCCAGACATCCCAGTCGTTTAAATACCGTCCGCTGAAAAACCTCGTGTTTAAAGCTACCGGCGGTATCGACTATCGTGTTCAGAAAAACCAGGTGATCACCACCAACAAATACCTGTCTTTCACTACCGGCAACCCGGTAAAGGACCAGGGCAGCATCACCAACAACGATCGTAAATACCTCGGCATCACACTGGAGCTGAACGGACAGCACGAATGGAAAACAGGCCAGTTCTCCTTCGTTACCACCGCCGGTACGCAGTTCTTCCGCAATGAAGATCAGCAGATAGCCTACAACGGCAGCAACATCCGCGATGGCGCCAGGAATATCAAAGACGCCGCCTCCAAAACCAGCGATGAGTTCTACCTGGAAGTGGTGAACTATGGTATCTACCTGCAGGAAAACATCGGGTTTAAAAATAAACTGTTCCTTGATCTGGGTATCCGTGGTGATGGTAACCCCGCCTTTGGCCGAAACATCGGTATACAGTACTACCCCAAAGTTGGCTTCTCTTATATCCCAAGCGCAGAGCCCTGGTTCGCCCGTCTGGAACAGGTGCTGTCTTCCGCCAAAGTACGGGGCGGTTTTGGCATAGCGGGCAACCTGCCCACAGCCTTCGCCAATGAAAGAACGATCGCTTTCCAGGGCTATAACAGCGATCAGGCAGCCTTCTTTGGTCAGCCGGGCAACGATAACCTGAAACCGGAGAAAACACAAACGCTGGAAGCCGGTATAGACCTGGGCTTTCTGAAAGACCGCCTGTTGATATCCGCCGGTTACTACCATGCGGTGACCAAAGATGCCCTTTTCTATGTGCCGCCAACTCCGTCCACCGGTCAGTCGCTGTCACAGCTGTACAACGTCGGCAGGATACTGAACCGAGGCTGGGAACTGAGCATCACCGCTATCCCGGTAGACACCAAAGACTTTACCCTTCGCCTGAATGCTTCCGCCAATACGATGTACAATAATGTGGAAAGCGCCGGTGGCGTGGCGCCGTTTAACATCAACGGTTTCAGCGCCCGTACTATTCAGACGGTAGTACAGGAAGGATATCCCATCGGCTTCCTGCGCGGCAACTACGGCGTATTTGGCCCTGATGGCGTGTTACAGACCACCACTGCCCAGCAGAACCTCGGCACCACTATCCCGGACCTTTTCGGTAGCCTGGGCCTGAACCTGCGTTACAAACAATTTAATTTCTTCGTCAACGGTGATTATCAGAAAGGCGCTTATGCCAACTCCTTCGACCGCCAGTTCCGGTTTAACTATGGTGCGGGCACCGAAGGTATCCCACAGGCTGAAATCGATAAAAACAAGCGGAGCAACTGGCTGAACTTCACGAATATGTTCACCGAAAAAACCGATTACCTCAAGATCAGGATAATCGGCTGCAGCTACAGCTGGAAACCGGCGATGTTCAACAAAGTGATCAAATCCGCCACCGTAAGTTTCTCTGCCGTAAACCCGCTGAATTTCGCCGCCTCTTCCTTTGATCCGGAATCTACCATCAGCGGCAGCGCGCAGGGCCAGGGAGGCGCCACCACCGGCGGTATTTCCTATGCCACCTATTCCGCGCCGCGGCAGTTCTTAGGCACTTTACGTTTAAACTTCTAA
- a CDS encoding tetratricopeptide repeat protein, translated as MKKRYITAALFAGMLAMDSCSVLNPNVTEPVFLENPNAAASWVTGLRRQLALTMNQVVVSTELVSDNYYNNRTLSSKVFDIPQIDYFDLDVNNLQIQVQRLREMSEYGLNKVLPADPAATAADSAEVYFSSAFAHMLSGELFVALPGSAGGPVLTPVEHLQKAVRQLDQAIALSKNAAETAAYTLLKARAYYALGDAANAAKFAAAAISNNGTLLRQVKYDGVNNIPNDMQTYLFSSTNNEFAPLPRLDFLDPKYFHTGLAANDQKPVTIVKAEESWLILAETQIAAGNLTEGRHSLQQLLQLVANRPAVMVDDKKETRNGGNRTDYPLKAVQVKFDANDAPRSNYVLDRQAGNIKVYTVSGTMVTGADLDAAITEDQLLYMLYRLRQEIFIAEGRRMTDLGIKFPVSQTEQLNNPNVKPEHLKAQIPSFIPLGRGMDHFTYDKTNGVVTMKFDMNAVLVKNKHAKEIFPFIP; from the coding sequence ATGAAAAAAAGATATATCACCGCTGCCCTGTTTGCAGGTATGCTCGCTATGGACAGCTGTTCCGTATTAAATCCGAACGTTACAGAACCGGTGTTCCTGGAAAACCCCAATGCCGCCGCCAGCTGGGTGACCGGCTTGCGCAGGCAGCTGGCGCTGACAATGAACCAGGTGGTAGTGTCCACAGAACTGGTGTCTGACAACTATTACAACAACCGCACGCTGAGCAGTAAAGTATTTGACATTCCGCAGATCGATTATTTCGATCTTGATGTCAACAACCTGCAGATACAGGTACAGCGCCTGCGGGAGATGTCCGAGTATGGCCTTAACAAAGTGTTGCCCGCCGACCCTGCCGCCACCGCAGCAGATTCCGCAGAAGTATATTTCAGCAGCGCCTTTGCACATATGCTCAGCGGGGAGTTGTTCGTAGCGCTTCCGGGCAGCGCGGGCGGCCCTGTATTAACGCCGGTGGAACATCTGCAGAAGGCAGTGCGCCAGCTGGACCAGGCGATCGCTTTAAGTAAAAACGCGGCAGAAACGGCCGCCTATACGCTGCTCAAGGCAAGAGCCTACTACGCGCTCGGCGACGCAGCCAATGCCGCCAAATTCGCCGCCGCCGCTATCAGCAATAACGGCACGTTGCTGCGCCAGGTGAAATATGATGGTGTGAACAACATCCCCAACGACATGCAAACCTACCTCTTCTCTTCTACCAACAATGAGTTTGCGCCATTGCCCCGGCTGGACTTCCTGGACCCGAAATATTTCCACACCGGCCTGGCAGCCAATGATCAGAAGCCTGTGACCATCGTTAAAGCAGAAGAAAGCTGGCTGATACTTGCAGAAACACAGATCGCCGCCGGCAACCTCACAGAAGGCCGTCATTCACTGCAACAGCTGTTACAACTGGTGGCCAACCGCCCGGCAGTGATGGTGGATGATAAAAAAGAAACCCGCAATGGAGGCAACCGCACCGATTACCCGCTGAAAGCAGTACAGGTAAAGTTCGATGCTAACGACGCCCCGCGCAGCAACTATGTGCTGGACAGGCAGGCAGGTAACATTAAAGTATATACGGTGTCCGGCACGATGGTAACAGGGGCAGACCTGGATGCCGCCATCACGGAAGACCAGCTGTTGTACATGCTCTACCGGCTGCGGCAGGAAATTTTTATTGCAGAAGGCAGGAGGATGACCGATCTGGGTATCAAATTCCCGGTGTCGCAAACCGAGCAGCTCAACAATCCGAACGTAAAACCGGAGCACCTGAAAGCGCAGATCCCGTCCTTTATCCCGCTGGGCCGCGGCATGGACCATTTCACCTATGATAAAACCAATGGCGTTGTTACCATGAAGTTCGACATGAATGCCGTGCTGGTAAAGAATAAACACGCCAAAGAAATTTTCCCCTTCATTCCTTAA
- a CDS encoding sigma-70 family RNA polymerase sigma factor has translation MEKLTDHRLLLLIQQGNHTAFTTFVNRYWEDVYTYTKSRIRQGADAQDIVQDIFISCWNNRGHLHTGANGRLTAYLYQAARYAIIDYFSRPGVTIYNDILLEAAADRQMENNAETQLYLKELEHHIRQEVDQLPDRLKMPYLLSREGNLSLKDIAQQMSLSEQTVKNNITLALRILRTRLHGNEHYLSTFLLLLTIPSYNNLIIP, from the coding sequence ATGGAAAAGCTAACGGACCATCGGTTGTTATTATTGATTCAGCAGGGGAATCACACAGCTTTCACCACCTTTGTCAACCGCTACTGGGAAGATGTCTATACCTATACGAAGTCGCGGATCAGGCAAGGGGCGGATGCCCAGGATATTGTGCAGGATATTTTTATCAGCTGCTGGAACAACCGCGGGCACCTGCATACCGGCGCCAACGGCCGGCTTACGGCCTATCTCTACCAGGCTGCCCGCTATGCTATCATCGATTACTTTTCCAGGCCGGGGGTGACTATTTACAACGATATACTGCTGGAAGCCGCGGCTGACAGACAGATGGAAAACAATGCCGAAACGCAGCTCTACCTGAAAGAGCTGGAACATCATATCCGGCAGGAGGTAGATCAGCTGCCGGACCGCCTTAAAATGCCTTACCTCCTGAGCCGGGAAGGTAATCTGAGCCTCAAAGACATCGCACAGCAAATGTCGCTTTCCGAACAAACGGTGAAGAACAACATCACGCTGGCGCTGCGCATCCTGCGCACCCGGCTGCATGGCAATGAACATTATCTCAGCACCTTCCTTTTACTGCTGACTATTCCCTCTTATAACAACTTAATAATTCCGTAA
- a CDS encoding WGR domain-containing protein: protein MKKKFIYQDDKSHKFWDITISGTSLIVTFGKAGTQGQTQAKSFATEDECRTAADKLIAEKTQKGYRPAEEEALPTSDFHIPAPMYDDILAMAAYLETHWPELVVETPPVSDAHIRKMEITSGLLFPPAFMAFWRKKGYFYFEKDEFLCSVYAYNDNAENATTLFNLLQYFLKIYRCESEWLKQEKILLSHCWMLGMIMNDEEKWFFFLDPLANVHRVYIQPSFTEVNDEILSAAFAPLMAEKAYYQLPAAEEEAVETENTAEETVVEEKDDDAEARAFIAQHRLEQLSYQEVLDRLGAEVLFDYWDSDDYDPADTNWSTENYESERDFFEDSHPLYFCEGDLNIDGDLRLPNSYMGLLVVKGNMNIRGQVPSQSPYYVTGNSTIDFLNLDAFQKTVGTETVRYIALAMGQDDEVLHRMPRRKINAPYFFSWFYNLHCFDFGPQTLITAMYNEDDLSAYNTDNAMLTWHEYACAFRPEFWSAISEQWHDVFTVRTLAMYEALRNNSPVLLDGVTTKGIQLVREGERLYRQDDFAGAYQSFKEAAAVSPGYYWAYYHAGNVLYHQKAYTQAMTFFAKGIPHTPEKVEYEVACMQEAALCAAITGDNDNAVKWADMVLQKCPSAHFALRIKGEILIRRQQPEEAKSMLEQSVGIKSIFSNNWLLGLVYHLQGDEQQADKYYRAACEKNQKARPYTEHTDLAYIYGTPVTLNWDAGKPAATVKDQAYWDQFFADAIQQQGPDLHNKMWHKLTTIPGQYRSGSMLEALMQHQYLGEYDVEGDLIQYFGKELITPAIALLAVSRAHPCHYQHIPPVLLTDAIFKAHPAGIDLTYVPEEKRTYDLCFLAVSNNQYNYTLVPQAFRDERMNIALIAGGVLGNSSGKVLPSKYYTSEYIQQAIDLGIHVIERIPAQYVDKAVYDYAVARYGQQPEWPFIVEQFDRQRWRYGSRYDIAWLGKLILHHGMDIFWRIPRGTVDQQSYQYIKKHLGDQPGFKEKVKQYGWDTRMDVAFEAAREFDYDTFSKVWACFWDEDFIIGALTAHEPNSSERIYGVPPQYLTQKICDIAVKRNAYDFQFVPKQFVTPAMCEAACSQHYGAALEYVPLAMRTEKVCSLALERDAETIRFVPLALRTVQRCMQVIINNTTYLKFVPYEHYTEVFTILLQTQKARLYEDMMLVNLGLGLIHQHQYADARTQLLAVERSSEVRDHNQHQALYYTGWSYYLEGDSKQATEYWRQAQDIARTRKIGKEHWLTFPYDSFQLPPVSDVYEFSRDDFSHNMREAGLLIDSNNYLPALELLAQAEKQLQDAQCTEMWLWAQVWDHQRYALYEAGQQEASLNVCRKMIAELGKLTLWDYLEEYTPIRAALRNAHNSLAYRCYETAQDLQQVKEGLQHIRTTMKTISPIEEKSALSPFYETQALLWHKAMQFDTAYQKDFQKSMEKIDKMKLKEKGFLSDDFAEKVK from the coding sequence ATGAAAAAGAAATTTATCTATCAGGACGACAAGTCGCACAAATTCTGGGACATTACGATCAGCGGAACATCCCTCATTGTTACTTTTGGCAAGGCCGGCACACAAGGGCAAACACAGGCGAAGTCCTTTGCCACGGAAGACGAATGCCGGACAGCTGCCGATAAGCTCATTGCAGAAAAAACCCAAAAAGGATACCGCCCGGCGGAAGAGGAGGCACTACCCACCAGCGATTTTCATATACCGGCGCCTATGTATGACGATATCCTGGCCATGGCAGCCTACCTGGAAACCCATTGGCCGGAGCTGGTGGTGGAAACGCCCCCCGTTTCCGACGCGCATATCCGGAAAATGGAAATCACGTCCGGTTTGCTTTTCCCGCCGGCCTTTATGGCTTTCTGGAGAAAGAAAGGATACTTCTATTTTGAAAAAGACGAGTTCCTCTGCTCCGTATACGCTTATAATGACAATGCCGAAAACGCCACCACGCTGTTTAACCTGTTGCAGTATTTCCTGAAAATTTACCGCTGCGAAAGTGAATGGCTGAAGCAGGAGAAAATACTCCTGTCCCACTGCTGGATGCTGGGCATGATCATGAACGATGAAGAGAAATGGTTTTTCTTCCTCGATCCGTTGGCGAACGTACACCGGGTGTATATCCAACCATCCTTCACGGAGGTGAATGATGAAATATTGTCCGCCGCCTTTGCGCCATTGATGGCAGAGAAAGCATATTACCAACTGCCAGCCGCTGAAGAAGAGGCGGTGGAAACAGAAAACACGGCCGAAGAGACGGTGGTGGAAGAAAAAGACGATGACGCGGAAGCCCGCGCCTTCATAGCACAACACCGGCTGGAACAGCTCTCCTACCAGGAGGTGCTGGACAGATTAGGCGCCGAAGTATTATTTGACTACTGGGACTCCGACGATTACGACCCCGCCGATACCAACTGGAGCACCGAGAATTATGAATCGGAGCGCGATTTCTTCGAAGACAGCCACCCCCTCTATTTTTGTGAGGGAGACCTCAATATCGACGGCGACCTGAGACTGCCCAACAGTTATATGGGCTTGCTCGTCGTAAAAGGAAATATGAACATCCGCGGGCAGGTGCCATCGCAATCACCCTATTACGTGACGGGCAACAGTACCATTGATTTCCTCAACCTGGATGCCTTTCAGAAAACGGTCGGCACAGAAACCGTACGGTATATAGCCCTGGCCATGGGACAGGATGACGAGGTGCTGCATCGTATGCCACGCCGGAAAATAAACGCGCCTTATTTCTTCTCCTGGTTTTACAACCTCCACTGTTTTGACTTCGGGCCGCAAACGCTGATAACGGCCATGTACAACGAAGACGACCTGTCGGCTTATAATACGGATAACGCAATGCTCACCTGGCATGAATACGCCTGCGCTTTCCGCCCGGAATTCTGGAGCGCTATCAGTGAACAGTGGCACGATGTATTCACAGTCCGCACTTTAGCCATGTATGAAGCCCTGCGCAACAACAGCCCTGTACTGCTGGACGGTGTTACGACTAAGGGAATTCAGCTGGTCCGCGAAGGAGAGCGCCTTTACCGGCAGGATGATTTTGCGGGCGCCTACCAGAGCTTTAAAGAAGCTGCCGCGGTGTCTCCGGGCTACTATTGGGCTTACTACCACGCCGGCAACGTGCTCTATCACCAGAAAGCCTACACGCAGGCGATGACCTTCTTTGCCAAAGGCATTCCGCATACCCCTGAAAAAGTGGAGTACGAGGTTGCCTGTATGCAGGAAGCGGCGCTATGTGCTGCAATTACAGGGGATAACGATAACGCTGTGAAGTGGGCCGACATGGTCCTGCAAAAGTGTCCTTCCGCCCATTTTGCTCTGCGGATCAAAGGAGAGATACTGATCCGCCGGCAGCAGCCGGAGGAAGCGAAAAGTATGCTTGAACAGTCAGTCGGTATTAAAAGTATCTTTTCCAACAACTGGTTATTGGGGTTAGTCTATCATCTTCAGGGAGATGAACAACAGGCCGATAAGTACTACCGGGCTGCCTGTGAGAAGAACCAGAAAGCACGTCCTTATACCGAACATACCGACCTTGCCTATATTTACGGCACGCCCGTTACCCTAAACTGGGATGCCGGTAAACCCGCTGCTACCGTAAAAGACCAGGCCTACTGGGACCAGTTTTTTGCCGACGCCATACAGCAACAGGGGCCGGACCTGCACAATAAAATGTGGCATAAGCTCACCACCATCCCCGGGCAGTATCGCAGCGGGAGCATGCTGGAGGCCCTGATGCAACACCAGTATCTTGGGGAATATGATGTGGAGGGCGACCTTATCCAGTACTTCGGCAAGGAACTGATCACACCGGCAATAGCCCTGCTGGCCGTCAGCCGGGCCCACCCCTGCCATTATCAGCATATCCCGCCTGTATTGCTCACCGATGCCATTTTTAAAGCACACCCGGCAGGCATCGACCTTACGTATGTCCCGGAAGAAAAAAGGACATACGACCTCTGTTTCCTCGCCGTCAGCAATAACCAATACAACTACACGCTTGTACCCCAGGCCTTCCGGGACGAACGCATGAACATCGCCCTGATCGCCGGCGGCGTACTGGGTAATTCATCCGGCAAGGTGCTGCCGTCGAAATACTATACCAGCGAATATATACAACAGGCTATCGACCTGGGCATACACGTTATAGAACGTATCCCCGCGCAATATGTGGATAAAGCAGTATACGATTATGCCGTTGCCAGGTACGGCCAGCAGCCGGAATGGCCTTTCATCGTGGAGCAGTTTGACCGTCAGCGCTGGCGTTATGGTTCCCGGTACGACATTGCATGGCTCGGCAAACTGATACTGCATCATGGAATGGACATCTTTTGGCGTATACCCCGGGGAACTGTCGACCAGCAAAGCTACCAGTACATTAAAAAACATCTCGGCGATCAGCCCGGCTTTAAGGAGAAAGTGAAACAATATGGCTGGGATACCCGTATGGACGTTGCCTTTGAAGCTGCCCGGGAATTTGATTACGATACCTTCAGTAAAGTATGGGCCTGTTTCTGGGATGAAGATTTCATCATCGGCGCCCTCACAGCCCACGAGCCGAATTCCAGCGAAAGGATCTACGGGGTGCCGCCGCAGTACCTCACTCAGAAAATCTGTGATATCGCCGTTAAACGCAACGCTTACGATTTCCAGTTTGTGCCGAAGCAGTTTGTCACGCCTGCCATGTGCGAAGCCGCCTGCTCCCAGCACTATGGCGCCGCACTGGAATATGTGCCGCTGGCCATGCGTACGGAGAAAGTATGCAGCCTGGCGCTGGAACGCGATGCAGAAACGATCCGCTTTGTGCCGCTGGCGCTGCGCACCGTGCAGCGTTGCATGCAGGTAATCATCAACAACACCACCTATCTCAAATTCGTTCCTTATGAGCATTACACGGAGGTATTCACCATCCTGCTTCAAACACAGAAGGCACGTTTGTATGAAGACATGATGCTGGTCAACCTGGGACTTGGCCTGATCCATCAACACCAATATGCCGATGCCCGCACGCAGCTGCTGGCAGTAGAACGATCATCAGAGGTACGCGACCACAACCAACACCAGGCATTGTATTATACCGGATGGAGTTACTATCTCGAAGGCGACAGCAAGCAGGCCACCGAATACTGGCGCCAGGCGCAGGATATCGCCAGGACCCGTAAGATCGGCAAAGAACACTGGCTCACCTTTCCCTACGATAGCTTCCAGCTGCCGCCTGTAAGCGATGTGTATGAATTCAGCCGGGATGATTTCAGCCACAACATGCGGGAAGCAGGTTTGCTTATCGACAGCAATAACTACCTGCCGGCGCTGGAACTGCTGGCACAGGCAGAGAAACAGCTACAGGATGCCCAATGCACGGAAATGTGGCTGTGGGCACAGGTATGGGACCATCAGCGCTATGCGCTGTATGAAGCCGGTCAGCAGGAAGCCTCACTGAACGTATGCCGGAAAATGATCGCCGAACTGGGTAAACTCACCCTCTGGGATTATCTCGAAGAATACACCCCTATCCGTGCTGCCTTACGTAACGCACATAACAGCCTGGCATACCGTTGCTACGAAACAGCGCAGGACCTGCAGCAGGTAAAAGAAGGGTTACAACATATCAGGACCACGATGAAAACGATCTCCCCGATTGAAGAGAAAAGTGCGCTGTCCCCGTTCTATGAAACGCAGGCGCTGCTATGGCACAAAGCCATGCAGTTTGACACGGCCTACCAGAAAGACTTTCAGAAAAGCATGGAGAAAATCGATAAAATGAAGCTGAAAGAAAAAGGATTTCTCAGCGATGATTTCGCGGAGAAAGTAAAATAG
- a CDS encoding FecR family protein: MDHPQQHQGGAKALLAKYLQGNASPAEKEQVEYWYSTLRDPASSALSPEERAVLQQSILQHVIRQTLPAKPLYRRAWLRYAAAIVFTAGVGGWLYTRYQPAHPAIVQTGVGATRQITLPDSSEVTLNAGSTLRIAAHFGRHNRTVTLDGEAFFVIHPDPAHPFRVEHGPLTTTVLGTAFNVRSYPGGENATVAVTSGKVQVAAAGKNYVLANNETLQYNNRSGLVIQGHEDTTLTGQWRHAMLDFNSCTLTDMVAELQRQYPVRIQLHTTPTDTAHYNIRFRRENIHNILDVLTGLTGITYKQENGQIIIYSKTYAH, encoded by the coding sequence ATGGACCATCCGCAACAACATCAGGGCGGCGCCAAAGCGCTGCTGGCAAAATACCTTCAGGGCAACGCCTCTCCTGCAGAAAAGGAGCAGGTGGAGTACTGGTACAGTACCCTCCGGGACCCTGCTTCATCTGCATTATCTCCCGAAGAACGGGCGGTATTGCAACAATCAATACTGCAGCATGTCATCCGGCAAACATTGCCCGCAAAACCGCTTTATCGCCGGGCATGGCTGCGATATGCCGCGGCAATAGTATTCACCGCAGGTGTAGGCGGATGGCTCTACACCCGCTACCAGCCGGCCCATCCCGCCATCGTGCAAACAGGCGTGGGCGCTACCAGGCAGATCACTCTGCCGGACAGCAGTGAGGTGACGCTCAACGCCGGCAGTACCCTGCGCATAGCGGCGCACTTCGGCCGGCACAACAGAACGGTCACGCTGGACGGCGAAGCTTTCTTTGTGATACACCCCGATCCGGCGCACCCTTTCAGGGTGGAGCATGGCCCGCTGACCACCACGGTGCTGGGCACCGCTTTTAACGTCCGCAGCTATCCCGGCGGAGAAAACGCCACGGTGGCCGTTACCAGCGGAAAAGTACAGGTAGCGGCAGCGGGCAAAAATTATGTTCTGGCAAACAACGAGACCCTGCAATACAACAACAGAAGCGGCCTCGTCATCCAGGGCCATGAAGACACCACCCTGACAGGCCAGTGGCGGCATGCTATGCTGGACTTCAACAGCTGCACGCTGACAGACATGGTAGCGGAACTGCAACGGCAATATCCTGTCCGGATACAGCTGCACACCACCCCTACCGATACTGCCCATTACAATATCCGCTTCCGCAGGGAAAACATTCACAACATCCTCGATGTATTAACCGGTCTTACCGGTATTACCTATAAACAAGAAAATGGACAAATCATCATTTACAGTAAAACTTATGCACACTAG